One region of Wyeomyia smithii strain HCP4-BCI-WySm-NY-G18 chromosome 3, ASM2978416v1, whole genome shotgun sequence genomic DNA includes:
- the LOC129728095 gene encoding facilitated trehalose transporter Tret1-like: MGKSVYTINPDSPSVNGNAVEVKNGILSTTTGENNPKPEVGKFRTVLPQILASTAKNFLLFDLGMAVAFPTIVIPALRGLKNRAPDEFLYFTPAQASWFGSVAYICQPIGSVLSGIVLEPLGRKRSMILVNIPHIIGWLMLHFAGSLEEMYTAAVLLGLGVGFMEAPIVTYVGEICQPSIRGILTSCAGVAVMLGFFVVYLLGTVTTWRITAAICVSVPLATMIAICFVPETPMWLLSKDRKEDARKSLQWLRGWVSPQAVEKEFQEMQRYSANAAKCTSCQKTQAVECGHPPPSEWMKLQELMRKRNLRPFVLVMLLFAFGQLSGLTGMRPYLVQIFQAYGVPLDANWATVSMGLLGLLANIVCMIFIKFVGKRRLALFSMSVTALSCLSLAIYAFHVFPAGWTSFDVHKEVNTANGLNYVPMLLFFLLGFATSVGVLPVPWILLSEVFPFKNRSLACGITAALNYVMTFVTTKTYFNLESAFSLPGVILFYGICGSIGALFVYFFLPETEKRTLEDIEIYFSDNKRKLTDIHIERFSNQQKTEKSSASRQGIENAAFNESEK; the protein is encoded by the exons ATGGG gaaatCGGTATATACTATCAATCCGGACAGCCCCAGTGTAAATGGAAATGCAGTTGAGGTCAAAAATGGCATCTTGTCAACGACGACGGGAGAGAATAATCCCAAACCGGAAGTGGGAAAATTTCGAACCGTTCTGCCACAAATTTTGGCTAGTACGGCCAAAAATTTCCTCTTGTTTGATTTGGGAATGGCGGTAGCGTTCCCTACTATTGTGATTCCTGCCCTACGTGGATTAAAGAACCGTGCCCCAGATGAATTCCTCTACTTCACACCAGCACAGGCGTCCTGGTTTG GGAGCGTGGCTTATATTTGTCAACCGATTGGCAGTGTCCTTTCGGGAATTGTTTTGGAACCATTGGGACGCAAGAGGTCGATGATTTTGGTGAACATTCCTCACATTATTGGTTGGTtgatgttacattttgctgggTCGCTGGAAGAAATGTATACCGCAGCTGTGCTGCTTGGTTTAGGTGTAGGATTTATGGAAGCTCCTATTGTTACCTATGTTGGTGAGATATG CCAACCATCGATACGCGGAATTCTTACATCCTGCGCTGGCGTAGCTGTGATGTTGGGTTTCTTCGTTGTATATTTGCTCGGAACGGTAACCACGTGGCGCATAACTGCTGCCATCTGTGTGTCAGTTCCACTGGCGACCATGATCGCTATTTGCTTCGTACCGGAAACCCCCATGTGGTTGCTGTCGAAGGATCGCAAGGAAGATGCTCGTAAGTCCCTGCAGTGGCTAAGAGGTTGGGTCTCACCGCAAGCTGTGGAGAAAGAATTTCAGGAAATGCAGCGATATAGCGCCAATGCGGCTAAATGTACATCGTGCCAAAAGACACAAGCTGTAGAGTGTGGTCACCCTCCGCCATCCGAATGGATGAAGCTGCAGGAACTGATGCGAAAACGTAATCTCAGGCCTTTTGTGCTGGTTATGCTGCTGTTCGCGTTTGGACAGCTGAGCGGATTGACGGGCATGCGGCCGTAtttggtacagatttttcaaGCATATGGAGTGCCATTAGATGCCAACTGGGCCACGGTGTCAATGGGTTTGCTAGGACTGTTGGCTAATATTGTCTGCATGATATTCATCAAATTTGTGGGTAAACGGAGATTGGCATTATTTTCAATGTCAGTAACGGCACTATCATGTTTATCGTTGGCGATTTATGCTTTCCATGTGTTCCCGGCCGGATGGACATCCTTCGATGTACATAAGGAAGTGAACACTGCCAATGGTTTAAATTATGTACCAATGCTACTGTTTTTCCTTTTGGGATTCGCTACCAGTGTTGGAGTTTTGCCTGTCCCTTGGATATTGCTGAGCGAGGTGTTTCCCTTCAA AAACCGGAGTCTAGCTTGCGGAATTACTGCAGCTCTCAACTACGTCATGACATTCGTAACGACTAAAACCTACTTCAATCTCGAAAGTGCATTCTCATTACCGGGTGTGATATTGTTTTACGGTATTTGTGGAAGCATTGGTGCTCTGTTTGTGTACTTTTTCTTGCCTGAAACAGAAAAAAGAACCTTGGAAGACATCGAAATATACTTTTCCGACAATAAAAGAAAATTGACGGATATTCACATTGAGCGGTTTAGTAACCAGCAGAAGACAGAAAAATCGTCTGCTTCTAGGCAGGGAATAGAAAATGCTGCTTTcaacgaaagtgaaaaataa
- the LOC129728096 gene encoding mediator of RNA polymerase II transcription subunit 29: MMNSMGMHMQQGGVVPGGPSGAVGIAGPVAVSSVMMQSPQMQQQQQQVAQQQQQQQQQHQSQAQQQQQAQQPEKVDNISKVKGLVVPLRDALSTTIKTAAQLLQQNNLNDAGTKGSDISTNTPRFDKHLEEFYSICDQIELNLKTAKLCMQQGTSSQQYLPIPVAPTQPNPAETNALSYSQYLDVVKIQIGYAKDIHDTLICAAQNISPSE; this comes from the exons ATGATGAATTCTATGGGAATGCATATGCAACAGGGGGGAGTAGTGCCGGGAGGTCCCAGTGGAGCTGTTGGTATCGCAGGTCCAGTCGCAGTTTCATCCGTAATGATGCAGTCACCACAgatgcagcagcaacagcagcaggtagctcaacaacagcagcagcagcaacaacaacatcaaTCACAAgcgcaacagcagcagcaggctCAGCAACCCGAAAAAGTGGACAACATTTCCAAGGTTAAAGGATTAGTTGTCCCGCTGCGGGATGCTTTATCGACGACGATCAAAACAGCTGCACAGCTGCTACAGCAGAACAATTTAAACGATGCCGGAAC AAAGGGTAGTGATATAAGCACCAACACGCCAAGGTTTGATAAACACTTGGAAGAATTTTATTCCATTTGCGATCAAATTGAACTAAATTTG AAAACAGCCAAGCTTTGCATGCAGCAAGGAACGTCATCGCAGCAGTATCTCCCCATACCTGTAGCACCGACTCAGCCAAATCCTGCCGAAACAAACGCGCTCTCATACAGCCAGTACTTAGATGTGGTCAAAATTCAAATTGGTTACGCGAAAGACATACACGACACCCTTATTTGTGCAGCCCAAAATATTTCCCCCAGTGAATGA